AAGACCGGACGCCGACACTGAACGATCGAAGCGCAGGGTTCAAAACCAGGGTCAGGGCATTCGTCCAGCCGCCGATGTCCCTCTCCTCATCGCGGGATGGGCTCGCCCCGATCGCCGCCAGGCAGTAGTTGATCTGCCGGACCGCCCAGATGAAATCGGATAGGCCCCGCAGCAGCGTCGCCATGATCAGGAGGACCTTGCATTGGAAAAACCACGCCGGATCCTGGGCCGCAAACATCGCGATCAGGCCACCACCCGATCCATAGTTCGGCTCCATGAACAGCGCGCCGCTGAGCCCGACGATGACGATGAGATTGGCGGAGCCGAAGAAGGACGCCGAATTGATCGTGTGCCCGAGGATCGCGGCATCGCCGATGAAGTTGTTGTCTCGCGTCAGCACCTCCCGCATCCAGGCGGCGCGAATGCGCACCATGTCAACGGAAAGGCTGTCGTTCTTCCTCGGCCACCCTGCTGCCATCAAAGGCTCGACGGCCACCCAGACGAGGAGGAAGAAAACGATCGCCGCGATGTTCAGAAAATCCATGGTGCCCCCGAACCGAATGTGGATTTTTTCTGAACAGTACTTCGAGCTAACGGCAGCTCCAAGCGCCTATCGCCGCCCTACCCTTCAGATCGACATGCCTATGGTCGCGCGTCATGGTCCGTCGCGGACTGCCGCGAGGTAACGGGACATCGTCGAAGCCCGAAGCCGAATGTGTTCAATCGCCTGCTGCGGTGTCACGGCCAGGAAGCCGATATGGTCGCGTGGGCGCAACTGGACGAAGCCGTCCAGATCCGAATCCACCACCGTGGCGATCTTGGGATATCCTCCGGTCGTCTGGTGGTCGGCCAGCAGAATGGTGGGAACACCGTCTCCGGCGACCTGCACAGAGCCCCGCACGATCGCTTCCGACGGCATGTCCAGCGCGACGCTTGGCGCAAGCGACGGACCTTGGAGGCGTACTCCCATGCGGTCATAGGAGTCGCTCAGGCGGAAAGGCGATGAAACGAAATTCGACAAGGTTTCTTTCGAGAAGAACCGATCCTGTGGACCGACCACCACACGCAGCGCGGACCGCGGTCTTGCGATGACCGGACATATGATCGGACCATGTCGACCGTCTCGCACTTCCGGATCGGCGACGGTGACCGTCTGTCCGGCAGCAAGGCGCCCGCCGCCAAGGCCGGAGAGACTGTGCGTCGACATGCTGCCCAGCCAGATCTTCGCCTCGATATGACCGGCGAAGGCCAGATACGTCCAGCTTCCCCAGTGTCCCGGACGAATTGCCAGCCGCTCCCCGGCCCTCAAGGTGGCGACCATCCATGCGCCGCGCTTGTCGCCGGCATGCTCTACGATGAAGCCTCCTCCCGCGACGGCGAACGTAACCTCCCCCGAGATGCAGTCGAGAACCAGGCCGCCCATGGAGACTTCGATTGCCGGCTGAAAGGCAGGATTGCCGACGGCGACGTTGGCGGCGGCAAACGAGGTCCTGTCCATCGGACCGGAGGCCGGAACGCCGTAACGCATCAATCCGTGACGTCCTCCGTCCTGGACCGCGACGTGAGGACCCGCGAAGTTGATTGCAAGGATGGCTTGGCTCATGCGAGGCACCTCGCGTCGAATTCGGCCCTCGATATGCGGCGGAAACACACTGCGTCGCCGACGTCGAAAAGGAACGGACGGTCGCTGGACGCGGGGTTGAGGATCTTCGTCGGCGAGCGGCCGATGATCCACCAGCCGGTCGGCATGGTGAGCGTACTCACCAG
The Rhizobium leguminosarum DNA segment above includes these coding regions:
- a CDS encoding DUF599 domain-containing protein; amino-acid sequence: MDFLNIAAIVFFLLVWVAVEPLMAAGWPRKNDSLSVDMVRIRAAWMREVLTRDNNFIGDAAILGHTINSASFFGSANLIVIVGLSGALFMEPNYGSGGGLIAMFAAQDPAWFFQCKVLLIMATLLRGLSDFIWAVRQINYCLAAIGASPSRDEERDIGGWTNALTLVLNPALRSFSVGVRSYYFTFAAAFWFLGPIPFAVATILSVGVLIWRQSWSDAAKGIMAIRKLLD
- a CDS encoding biotin-dependent carboxyltransferase family protein, giving the protein MPRMSQAILAINFAGPHVAVQDGGRHGLMRYGVPASGPMDRTSFAAANVAVGNPAFQPAIEVSMGGLVLDCISGEVTFAVAGGGFIVEHAGDKRGAWMVATLRAGERLAIRPGHWGSWTYLAFAGHIEAKIWLGSMSTHSLSGLGGGRLAAGQTVTVADPEVRDGRHGPIICPVIARPRSALRVVVGPQDRFFSKETLSNFVSSPFRLSDSYDRMGVRLQGPSLAPSVALDMPSEAIVRGSVQVAGDGVPTILLADHQTTGGYPKIATVVDSDLDGFVQLRPRDHIGFLAVTPQQAIEHIRLRASTMSRYLAAVRDGP